One stretch of Alphaproteobacteria bacterium DNA includes these proteins:
- a CDS encoding NAD(P)-dependent oxidoreductase, which yields MSEKVAFIGLGVMGYPMAGHLAAAGHQVTVYNRTAAKAEAWVAEHGGSSAATPAQVVAGAGFVFCCVGNDHDLRSVTTGPDGAFAGLAQGSVFIDNTTASATVARELEAAAAEKGVGFLDAPVSGGQAGAENGALTVMVGGQAATFERARPLIECYAKSVGLMGPSGAGQLTKMVNQICIAGVVQGLGEAFSFGKRAGLDVAQVVDVISKGAAQSWQMENRFETMLAGHYEHGFAVDWMRKDLGICLEEARQNGARLPVAALVDQFYAQVQNLGGNRWDTSSLMVLLDPDND from the coding sequence ATGAGCGAAAAGGTCGCCTTTATCGGGCTGGGCGTCATGGGCTATCCCATGGCCGGGCATTTGGCCGCGGCGGGCCACCAGGTTACGGTCTACAACCGCACGGCCGCCAAGGCCGAAGCCTGGGTGGCCGAACACGGCGGCAGCAGCGCCGCCACCCCGGCCCAGGTGGTCGCAGGCGCAGGCTTCGTCTTCTGTTGCGTCGGCAACGACCACGATCTGCGCAGCGTCACCACGGGCCCCGACGGCGCCTTTGCCGGCCTGGCCCAGGGTAGCGTCTTCATCGACAACACCACGGCCTCGGCCACCGTTGCCCGCGAACTCGAGGCGGCGGCCGCCGAGAAGGGCGTGGGCTTTCTCGATGCCCCCGTCTCGGGCGGCCAGGCCGGGGCTGAAAACGGCGCCCTGACGGTGATGGTGGGCGGCCAGGCCGCGACCTTCGAACGCGCCCGGCCGCTGATCGAATGTTACGCCAAATCGGTCGGCCTGATGGGCCCCTCGGGCGCCGGCCAGTTGACCAAGATGGTCAACCAGATCTGCATCGCCGGCGTGGTTCAGGGCCTGGGCGAGGCCTTCAGCTTCGGCAAGCGGGCCGGCCTCGACGTGGCCCAGGTGGTGGACGTCATCTCCAAGGGCGCGGCCCAATCGTGGCAGATGGAGAACCGCTTCGAGACCATGCTGGCCGGCCACTACGAACACGGTTTCGCCGTTGATTGGATGCGCAAGGACTTGGGCATTTGCCTCGAGGAAGCGCGCCAGAACGGTGCCCGCCTGCCCGTGGCGGCCCTGGTCGACCAGTTCTACGCCCAGGTCCAGAACCTGGGCGGCAACCGCTGGGACACCTCGAGCCTGATGGTGTTGCTGGATCCGGACAACGATTGA
- a CDS encoding MarR family transcriptional regulator, giving the protein MAESHSAVEEAAAEGEAVDGKAVYLESLQLIERLHRQFLDLVKVELDHLGRNDVSNVQSLILYNIGDAEMTVGELTSRGYYLGSNVTYNLKKLVENGFLEQERSTYDRRSVRIHLSAKGLELRDEIDVLYQRHVAALAEGVIALGDLEEINQSLRTLERFWSDEINHGRR; this is encoded by the coding sequence ATGGCGGAGTCACACAGCGCGGTAGAGGAAGCGGCTGCCGAGGGCGAGGCGGTCGACGGCAAAGCCGTCTATCTCGAGTCGCTGCAGCTGATCGAGCGCCTGCACCGGCAATTCCTCGACCTCGTCAAGGTCGAGCTCGACCATCTCGGGCGCAATGACGTGAGCAACGTCCAGAGCCTCATCCTCTATAACATCGGCGACGCCGAGATGACCGTCGGCGAGCTCACCTCACGGGGCTACTACCTGGGCTCCAACGTCACCTACAACCTCAAGAAGCTGGTCGAGAACGGCTTTCTCGAGCAGGAACGTTCGACCTACGACCGGCGTTCGGTGCGCATTCACCTCTCGGCCAAGGGGCTCGAGTTGCGCGACGAGATCGACGTGCTTTACCAGCGCCACGTGGCCGCCCTGGCCGAGGGCGTGATAGCGCTCGGCGACCTCGAGGAAATCAATCAGTCGCTGCGCACCCTGGAGCGCTTCTGGAGCGACGAAATCAACCACGGTCGGCGTTAA
- the hemB gene encoding porphobilinogen synthase, which translates to MKHHIKIRGEGFPRTRLRRNRRHPWSRRLVAENRLSVDDLIWPVFVVEGQDVVEPVASMPGVERLSIDRLIGAAGEARAVGIPVMALFPFTDAKLKSSEGEESYNPDNLVCRAVRALKDAEPEMGIMCDVALDPYTSHGHDGLLRDGYIVNDETLDVLCRQALVQAQAGCDVIAPSDMMDGRVRAIRDALDGEGLERVQIMAYAAKYASAFYGPFRDAVGSAPSLAGGDKKTYQMDPANSDEALREVALDIAEGADMVMVKPGMPYLDVLRRVKDEFAMPTYAYQVSGEYAMLTAAAQNGWLEGERVMMESLLAFKRAGGDGILSYFAMAAAKKLAQE; encoded by the coding sequence ATGAAGCACCATATCAAGATCCGCGGCGAGGGCTTCCCCCGCACCCGCCTGCGCCGCAACCGCCGCCACCCCTGGTCGCGCCGTCTGGTGGCCGAAAACCGGCTCAGCGTCGATGACTTGATTTGGCCGGTCTTCGTGGTCGAGGGCCAAGACGTGGTCGAACCGGTGGCCTCGATGCCCGGCGTCGAGCGGCTCTCGATCGACCGCCTGATCGGGGCGGCCGGCGAGGCCCGGGCCGTGGGCATTCCCGTGATGGCGCTATTCCCCTTCACCGACGCCAAACTGAAATCGTCCGAGGGCGAGGAATCCTACAATCCCGACAATCTGGTCTGCCGCGCCGTGCGGGCATTGAAGGACGCCGAGCCCGAGATGGGCATCATGTGCGACGTGGCGCTGGACCCCTACACCAGCCACGGCCACGACGGCCTGTTGCGCGATGGCTACATCGTCAACGACGAAACCCTCGACGTGCTCTGCCGCCAGGCCCTGGTGCAGGCCCAGGCGGGCTGCGACGTCATCGCGCCCAGCGACATGATGGACGGCCGCGTGCGGGCCATCCGCGACGCCCTCGACGGCGAGGGCCTGGAGCGGGTGCAGATCATGGCCTATGCCGCCAAGTACGCCTCGGCCTTCTACGGCCCCTTCCGCGATGCCGTGGGCTCGGCCCCCAGCCTGGCCGGCGGCGACAAGAAGACCTACCAGATGGACCCGGCCAACTCCGACGAGGCCTTGCGCGAGGTGGCGCTCGACATCGCCGAGGGCGCCGACATGGTGATGGTCAAGCCGGGTATGCCGTACCTGGACGTGCTGCGCCGCGTGAAGGACGAATTCGCCATGCCCACCTACGCCTACCAGGTCAGTGGCGAGTACGCCATGCTGACGGCCGCCGCCCAGAACGGCTGGCTCGAGGGCGAACGCGTGATGATGGAAAGCCTGCTGGCCTTCAAGCGCGCCGGCGGCGACGGGATTTTGAGTTATTTCGCCATGGCCGCGGCCAAGAAGCTGGCCCAGGAGTAA
- a CDS encoding RidA family protein, whose translation MEFINPEGWERPRGYSNGVAAEGRQIFIAGQIGWTPDHQVREGFGAQVRQAFQNTVDVLAAAGARPEHLVRMTWFITDREAYSAAGREIGEAYKATIGKHFPAMTVVEVSRLLHDDALVEIESAAVVPKD comes from the coding sequence ATGGAATTCATCAATCCCGAGGGTTGGGAAAGGCCCCGCGGCTATTCCAACGGCGTCGCCGCCGAGGGCCGCCAGATTTTCATCGCCGGGCAGATCGGCTGGACGCCCGACCACCAGGTGCGGGAGGGCTTCGGGGCCCAGGTCAGGCAGGCCTTCCAGAACACCGTCGACGTTCTGGCGGCAGCCGGAGCCAGACCCGAGCATTTGGTGCGCATGACCTGGTTCATCACCGATCGCGAGGCCTATTCGGCTGCCGGGCGGGAGATCGGCGAGGCCTACAAGGCCACCATCGGCAAACACTTCCCGGCCATGACCGTGGTCGAGGTGTCGCGGCTGTTGCACGACGACGCCCTGGTCGAGATCGAAAGCGCAGCCGTGGTGCCGAAGGACTGA
- a CDS encoding DMT family transporter encodes MSKISHLSDLKPEAPPDLPTRLPLKGLLLLLTLMLAWGLSWPTMKVAVGYIPVFSFRSFCAVIAAVAIFAMARAAGHRLAMPRGYRGWVVLAGLLNLFGWMFFSALALTVSPTGQTAIIAYTMPLWAFLVGIPLLGERPTALRCLGLLLGMGAIGLLAWRGINGSDASIWGVAAMAVGAVMWGAGTVVVKYVNWPVPMLVVTGWQLVAAAVPLTLGMLLEIDSLEPLPPVAMGALLYSALGGIAVGYWIWFRIVEMVPAGVAALSSLAVPGVGVASAALVLGEPVTWVELTALGLLFAALTTVLPLPDLKELFARVNADRG; translated from the coding sequence TTGTCGAAAATTTCCCATCTATCCGACTTGAAGCCCGAGGCGCCCCCCGATTTGCCCACCCGGCTGCCGCTCAAGGGCCTGTTGTTGTTGCTGACGCTGATGCTGGCGTGGGGCCTGAGCTGGCCCACCATGAAGGTGGCGGTGGGCTACATCCCGGTTTTCAGCTTCCGTTCGTTCTGTGCCGTCATCGCTGCCGTGGCCATCTTTGCCATGGCTCGGGCGGCCGGCCACCGGCTGGCCATGCCGCGGGGCTATCGCGGCTGGGTGGTGCTGGCGGGGCTGCTCAACCTCTTCGGCTGGATGTTCTTTTCGGCCCTGGCGCTGACCGTCAGCCCCACCGGGCAGACCGCCATCATCGCCTACACCATGCCGCTGTGGGCCTTCCTGGTGGGTATCCCGCTACTCGGCGAACGGCCGACGGCGCTACGCTGTCTGGGTTTGCTTCTCGGCATGGGGGCGATCGGGCTGCTGGCCTGGCGCGGCATAAACGGGTCCGATGCCTCGATTTGGGGCGTTGCGGCGATGGCGGTCGGAGCCGTCATGTGGGGGGCCGGCACGGTGGTCGTCAAGTACGTCAATTGGCCGGTGCCGATGCTGGTGGTGACAGGCTGGCAGTTGGTGGCGGCAGCGGTGCCGTTGACGCTGGGGATGCTGCTGGAGATCGACAGCCTGGAACCCTTACCGCCGGTCGCCATGGGGGCGCTCTTGTATTCGGCGCTGGGCGGCATCGCCGTCGGCTACTGGATCTGGTTCCGTATCGTCGAGATGGTGCCGGCCGGGGTGGCGGCGCTGTCGTCGCTGGCGGTGCCTGGGGTCGGCGTGGCCTCGGCGGCGCTGGTTCTGGGCGAGCCGGTAACCTGGGTCGAACTCACCGCCCTGGGGCTACTGTTCGCGGCGCTGACGACGGTGCTGCCGCTGCCCGATCTCAAGGAGCTGTTTGCTCGGGTTAACGCCGACCGTGGTTGA
- the glyA gene encoding serine hydroxymethyltransferase, translating to MCAERHRAGLEPHPGYFTDGLEAADAEVAAALADELGRQRDGIELIASENLVSRAVLEVQGSVFTNKTVEGYPGRRYYGGAAPADAVERLAIERATRLFGCRFANVQPHSGSQANQAVYLALLEPGQRILSMALPAGDHLSHGAPVNLTGKWFDVVPYGVRRQDGLIDYDEVADLAAESQPRLLIAGGSAYPRQIDFERLRRIADAVGAWLLVDMAHFAGLVAGGVHPSPLPHADVVTTTTYKSLRGPRGGMILCNDADLAKRFDQAVFPGLQGSVLLPTVAAKAVCLGEALRPEFGDYARRSLDNARVLAATLTARGLGLVAGGTDTSLLLLDLQLLGLTGDVASESLENAGLTCNKNAVPFDPQPPRVTSGLRFSSAVGTTRGFSTAEFAAVGNLIADVLSALAANPDDNQVAEAAAREVVTDLCRKFPIYPT from the coding sequence ATGTGCGCCGAACGTCATCGGGCCGGGCTCGAGCCCCACCCCGGCTATTTCACCGACGGACTCGAAGCCGCCGACGCGGAAGTGGCGGCGGCGCTGGCCGACGAGCTGGGCCGCCAACGCGACGGCATCGAGCTCATCGCCTCGGAGAACCTGGTCAGCCGGGCGGTTCTCGAGGTTCAGGGCTCGGTCTTCACCAACAAGACCGTCGAGGGCTATCCCGGCCGGCGCTACTACGGCGGCGCGGCGCCGGCCGATGCCGTCGAGCGCCTGGCCATCGAACGCGCGACGCGGCTCTTCGGCTGCCGCTTCGCCAATGTGCAGCCCCATTCCGGCAGCCAGGCCAACCAGGCCGTCTATCTGGCGCTCTTGGAGCCCGGCCAGCGCATCCTCAGCATGGCGCTGCCGGCCGGCGACCATCTCAGCCACGGTGCCCCGGTCAACCTGACGGGCAAATGGTTCGACGTGGTGCCCTATGGCGTGCGCCGCCAGGACGGCCTGATCGACTACGACGAGGTCGCCGATTTGGCGGCTGAATCCCAGCCGAGGCTGCTCATTGCCGGCGGCTCGGCCTATCCCCGCCAGATCGATTTCGAACGCCTGCGCCGGATCGCCGACGCCGTCGGTGCCTGGCTGCTGGTCGACATGGCGCATTTCGCCGGCCTGGTGGCCGGTGGCGTTCATCCCAGCCCGCTGCCCCACGCCGATGTCGTCACTACCACGACCTACAAGAGTCTTCGGGGCCCGCGGGGCGGCATGATTCTGTGCAACGACGCCGATCTCGCCAAACGCTTCGATCAGGCGGTCTTTCCAGGCTTGCAGGGCAGCGTGCTGCTGCCCACGGTGGCGGCCAAGGCGGTCTGCCTGGGCGAGGCGCTGAGGCCCGAATTTGGCGACTATGCCCGACGTTCGCTGGACAATGCCCGGGTTCTGGCCGCCACGCTGACGGCCCGCGGTCTGGGCCTGGTGGCCGGTGGCACCGACACCTCGCTCTTGCTGCTCGACCTTCAGTTGCTCGGGCTGACCGGCGACGTGGCCTCCGAGAGCCTGGAAAACGCCGGTCTCACCTGCAACAAGAACGCCGTGCCCTTCGATCCCCAGCCGCCGCGGGTGACTTCGGGATTGCGCTTTTCCTCGGCCGTGGGTACGACGCGGGGCTTTTCCACGGCGGAGTTCGCAGCCGTGGGAAACCTCATCGCCGACGTGCTTTCCGCTTTGGCTGCCAATCCCGACGACAACCAGGTCGCCGAGGCGGCGGCAAGAGAAGTGGTGACGGATCTTTGTCGAAAATTTCCCATCTATCCGACTTGA
- a CDS encoding adenylate/guanylate cyclase domain-containing protein, which translates to MNEREVQRRLSAVLAADVVGYTSLMEADTDATVAAWQTAQAEIVDPAIAGHSGRIVKHTGDGFLAEFPSIQDAVRCALALQQQLAGSPLDFRMGVNFGDIVDDGEDIHGEGVNIAARIEGLAEPGGICISGGVYEQIRNQIAASYQDIGEQQVKHVSAPVRVYRLAPAGQTAKPPPKTQPVTSEADGKNLDRDLRLGGVITLFVAPGLIVLGWFADALKPMLGVAALVAFVAIGLLLAARMIERR; encoded by the coding sequence ATGAACGAACGTGAGGTGCAAAGGCGCTTGTCGGCGGTCCTGGCTGCCGACGTGGTGGGCTACACGAGCCTCATGGAAGCGGACACCGACGCCACCGTCGCCGCCTGGCAGACGGCCCAGGCCGAAATCGTCGATCCCGCCATCGCCGGGCATTCCGGACGCATCGTCAAGCACACGGGCGACGGCTTCCTGGCCGAGTTCCCTAGCATCCAGGACGCCGTCCGCTGCGCCCTCGCCCTGCAGCAGCAATTGGCCGGGAGCCCGCTCGATTTCCGCATGGGCGTCAACTTCGGCGACATCGTCGACGACGGCGAGGACATTCACGGCGAGGGCGTCAACATCGCCGCCCGCATCGAAGGCCTGGCCGAGCCCGGCGGCATCTGCATCTCGGGCGGCGTCTACGAGCAGATCAGGAACCAGATCGCCGCCTCCTACCAGGACATCGGCGAGCAGCAGGTCAAGCACGTCTCGGCACCGGTGCGGGTCTATCGCCTGGCGCCGGCCGGCCAGACGGCAAAGCCCCCGCCCAAAACCCAGCCGGTTACAAGCGAGGCCGACGGCAAGAACCTGGACCGTGATCTCAGGCTCGGTGGGGTGATAACGCTTTTCGTTGCACCTGGTCTAATCGTGCTGGGATGGTTTGCCGACGCACTGAAACCGATGCTGGGGGTTGCGGCGCTTGTCGCGTTCGTCGCTATCGGTCTTTTGCTGGCGGCAAGAATGATTGAACGCCGGTAA
- the hemA gene encoding 5-aminolevulinate synthase, whose protein sequence is MDYVKHFAERIDELKSEGRYRVFAELSRHAGDFPVATRYSAGDGSEELTEEVTVWCSNDYLCMGQHPVILDAMRAAIDECGAGAGGTRNISGTNHYHALLERELAALHEQEAGLIFTSGYNANEASLSTIARLLPDCVILSDELNHASMIEGIRNSRVEKKIFRHNDAAHLEELISGLAPERPKLVTFESVYSMDGDIAPIGEFCDIADRYGAMTYLDEVHAVGLYGQRGGGVAQREGIMHRPTVINGTLGKAFGVGGGYVAGPAAILDAIRSFASAFIFSTALSPVVAAGALASVRYVKAHDELRQKHQERAARLKRLFAEAGLPAMASVSHIVPVMVADAVLCKQVSDILLDNYGIYVQPINYPTVPRGTERLRFTPTPHHTDEMMARLVAAMNEIWGKLGLKRAA, encoded by the coding sequence ATGGACTACGTCAAACATTTCGCCGAGCGCATCGATGAGCTCAAGTCGGAGGGCCGCTATCGGGTGTTCGCCGAGCTCTCGCGCCACGCCGGCGACTTCCCCGTTGCCACCCGCTACAGCGCCGGCGACGGCAGCGAGGAGCTCACCGAGGAAGTAACTGTCTGGTGCTCGAACGACTATCTCTGCATGGGCCAGCACCCGGTGATCCTGGACGCCATGCGCGCCGCCATCGACGAGTGCGGCGCCGGCGCCGGGGGTACACGCAACATCTCGGGCACCAACCACTATCACGCGCTGCTGGAGCGCGAGTTGGCGGCGCTTCACGAACAAGAGGCCGGGCTCATCTTCACCTCGGGCTACAACGCCAACGAGGCTTCGCTGAGCACCATCGCACGCTTGCTGCCGGACTGCGTCATCCTCTCGGACGAGCTCAATCACGCCTCGATGATCGAGGGCATCCGCAATTCGCGGGTGGAAAAGAAGATCTTCCGCCACAACGACGCCGCCCATCTGGAGGAGCTGATCAGCGGGCTGGCACCCGAGCGGCCCAAGCTGGTGACCTTCGAATCGGTCTATTCCATGGACGGCGACATCGCCCCCATCGGCGAATTCTGCGACATCGCCGATCGTTACGGCGCCATGACCTACCTCGACGAAGTGCATGCCGTCGGGCTCTACGGCCAGCGCGGCGGCGGCGTCGCCCAGCGCGAGGGCATCATGCACCGGCCGACGGTGATCAACGGGACGCTCGGCAAGGCCTTCGGGGTCGGCGGCGGCTACGTTGCCGGGCCGGCCGCCATCCTCGATGCCATCCGCAGCTTCGCCTCGGCTTTCATCTTCTCGACGGCGCTGTCGCCGGTGGTGGCGGCCGGAGCGCTGGCCAGCGTGCGCTACGTCAAGGCCCACGACGAGCTCAGGCAGAAGCACCAGGAACGGGCCGCCCGGCTCAAGCGCCTGTTCGCCGAGGCCGGCCTGCCGGCCATGGCTTCGGTAAGCCACATCGTGCCCGTGATGGTGGCTGACGCGGTGCTCTGCAAGCAGGTTTCCGACATCCTGCTCGACAATTACGGCATCTACGTCCAACCCATCAACTACCCCACCGTGCCGCGCGGCACGGAACGGCTGCGCTTCACGCCAACGCCCCACCACACGGACGAGATGATGGCTCGCCTGGTGGCCGCCATGAACGAGATCTGGGGCAAGCTGGGTCTCAAGCGGGCGGCCTGA
- a CDS encoding methylmalonyl-CoA mutase family protein — MRFVTATSLFDGHDASINVMRRMIQAAGAEVVHLGHNRSVDEIVTAAIDEDVHGIAVSSYQGGHMEFFKYMVDLLKERRARHIKIFAGGGGVIIPEEAAELEAYGVSRIYSPEDGQKLGLKGMIDDLVGRADFDLSRKLPKSLAGLKKGDRGALARFITAFEAGKATKKLGREIAALAKSRGPAPVVGITGTGGAGKSSLTDELIRRFRAEQPDLEIAVIAVDPSKRKSGGALLGDRIRMNAIGPQGSGAAGQVYMRSLATRGSGHELARCLPAAIMCCQAAGYGLVLVETSGIGQGDAGIVPHVDLAIYAMTPEYGAASQLEKIDMLDFADLVAINKFDRKGADDALRDVRKQVQRNHERFAAAPEEMPVFGTIAAKFNDEGVTVLYQAVLDELRARGLADWPSALPCGDGVSSRRRPIAPSERTRYLGEVAETVRDYRAEARQKAIAARERQQLLASRGMLKGRAGKPELERISALAKEREARIGTQALALLAAWPKLREAYGGDELVTRVRRREIRTRLNSTTICGSEIPKVALPKFTDEGEILRFLLDENLPGHFPFTAGVFPFKREGEDPTRMFAGEGDPFRTNRRFKLLSHDQPAKRLSTAFDSVTLYGHDPDPRPDVYGKVGNSGVSIATLDDMKVLYSGFDLCHPLTSVSMTINGPAPAILAMFLNTAMDQRLAEFQATEGRAPDRREEKRLRKWVHENVRGTVQADILKEDQGQNTCLFSTEFSLKVMGDIQEYFVANSVNNFYSVSISGYHIAEAGANPISQLAFTLANGFTYVESYLARGMKIDDFAPNLSFFFSTGMDPEYSVLGRVARRIWAVAMRDKYGAGERSQKLKYHTQTSGRSLHAQEYAFNDIRTTLQALVATYDNTNSLHTNAYDEAITTPTEESVRRAVAIQMIIGNEWGLGKNENPNQGSFVMEELTDLVEAAVLAEFDRISDRGGVLGAMETGYQRGKIQDESLYYETAKHDGSYPIVGVNTFVNPDATEVGGATKLELARSTEKEKKSQLKRLKAFHKRHAKAAPAMLERLKAAAAAGDNVFEVLMQAVRVCSLGQITNALFEVGGQYRRNM, encoded by the coding sequence GTGCGCTTCGTCACGGCGACCAGCCTGTTTGATGGCCACGACGCCTCGATCAACGTCATGCGGCGCATGATCCAGGCGGCCGGAGCCGAGGTCGTGCATCTGGGCCACAACCGGTCGGTCGACGAGATCGTCACGGCGGCCATCGACGAGGACGTACACGGTATCGCTGTAAGCTCCTACCAGGGCGGCCATATGGAGTTCTTCAAGTACATGGTCGATCTCTTGAAGGAGCGCCGGGCCCGGCACATCAAGATCTTTGCCGGCGGCGGCGGCGTCATCATCCCCGAGGAGGCGGCCGAGCTCGAGGCCTACGGGGTTTCGCGCATCTATTCGCCCGAGGACGGCCAGAAACTAGGCCTCAAGGGCATGATTGACGATCTCGTGGGGCGGGCCGATTTCGATCTCTCGCGCAAGCTGCCGAAATCGCTGGCCGGCCTGAAAAAGGGCGACCGTGGTGCGCTGGCGCGCTTCATCACTGCCTTCGAGGCGGGCAAAGCCACGAAAAAGCTGGGCCGCGAGATTGCCGCCCTGGCCAAGAGCCGGGGGCCGGCACCGGTGGTCGGCATCACCGGCACCGGCGGGGCCGGCAAGTCGTCGCTCACCGACGAGTTGATCCGCCGCTTCCGCGCCGAGCAACCCGACCTCGAGATCGCCGTGATCGCCGTCGATCCTTCCAAGCGCAAGTCGGGCGGCGCGCTTCTCGGCGATCGTATCCGCATGAATGCCATTGGGCCGCAAGGATCCGGCGCCGCCGGCCAGGTCTATATGCGCTCGCTGGCGACGCGTGGCTCAGGCCACGAACTGGCGCGCTGCCTGCCCGCCGCCATCATGTGTTGCCAGGCCGCGGGTTATGGTTTGGTGCTGGTCGAGACTTCGGGGATAGGCCAGGGCGATGCCGGTATCGTGCCCCACGTCGATCTGGCGATTTACGCCATGACGCCGGAATACGGCGCCGCCAGCCAGCTCGAGAAGATCGACATGCTGGATTTCGCCGACCTGGTGGCGATCAACAAGTTCGACCGCAAGGGCGCTGACGATGCTCTCAGGGACGTGCGCAAGCAGGTTCAGCGCAACCACGAACGTTTTGCCGCGGCACCCGAGGAGATGCCGGTCTTCGGCACCATCGCCGCCAAGTTCAACGACGAAGGCGTGACGGTGCTTTATCAAGCCGTTCTCGACGAGCTCAGGGCGCGCGGCCTGGCCGACTGGCCCTCGGCGCTGCCGTGTGGCGATGGGGTTTCGTCGCGCCGCCGCCCGATCGCGCCCAGCGAGCGCACGCGCTACCTGGGCGAGGTGGCGGAGACGGTTCGCGATTACCGCGCCGAAGCGCGGCAAAAGGCCATTGCGGCGCGCGAACGCCAGCAACTGCTGGCCAGCCGGGGCATGCTCAAGGGCCGGGCCGGCAAGCCCGAACTCGAGCGTATCAGCGCCCTGGCCAAGGAGCGCGAGGCCCGGATCGGTACCCAGGCCCTGGCGCTGCTGGCCGCCTGGCCGAAGTTGCGCGAGGCCTATGGCGGCGACGAGTTGGTCACCCGGGTGCGGCGGCGCGAGATTCGCACGCGCCTCAACAGCACCACCATCTGCGGCAGCGAGATCCCCAAGGTGGCGCTGCCCAAGTTCACCGACGAGGGCGAGATCCTGCGCTTCCTGCTGGATGAGAACCTGCCCGGGCACTTCCCCTTCACCGCCGGCGTCTTCCCCTTCAAGCGTGAGGGCGAGGACCCGACGCGCATGTTCGCCGGCGAGGGCGATCCCTTCCGCACCAACCGTCGTTTCAAGTTGTTGTCGCACGACCAGCCGGCCAAGCGGCTCTCGACCGCCTTCGATTCGGTAACGCTTTATGGCCACGACCCCGATCCCCGCCCCGACGTTTACGGCAAGGTGGGCAACTCGGGCGTCTCCATCGCCACGCTGGACGACATGAAGGTGCTCTATTCCGGCTTCGATCTCTGTCACCCCCTGACCTCGGTCTCGATGACCATCAACGGCCCGGCGCCGGCCATCCTGGCCATGTTCCTCAACACCGCCATGGACCAGCGCCTGGCCGAGTTCCAGGCCACCGAGGGCCGGGCGCCCGACCGGCGCGAGGAAAAGCGCTTGCGCAAATGGGTGCACGAAAACGTCCGCGGCACCGTCCAGGCCGACATCCTCAAAGAGGACCAGGGCCAGAACACCTGCCTCTTTTCCACCGAGTTCAGCCTCAAGGTGATGGGCGACATCCAGGAATATTTCGTCGCCAATAGCGTCAACAACTTCTATTCGGTGTCGATCTCGGGCTACCACATCGCCGAAGCCGGGGCCAATCCCATCAGCCAGCTCGCCTTCACCCTGGCCAATGGCTTTACCTATGTCGAAAGCTACCTGGCCCGGGGCATGAAGATCGACGACTTCGCGCCCAACCTCTCGTTCTTCTTTTCCACCGGCATGGACCCGGAATATTCCGTGCTGGGGCGCGTGGCCCGGCGCATCTGGGCGGTGGCCATGCGCGACAAATACGGTGCCGGCGAGCGCAGCCAGAAGCTCAAGTACCACACCCAGACCTCGGGCCGCTCGCTGCATGCCCAGGAGTACGCCTTCAACGACATCCGCACCACGCTGCAGGCCCTGGTCGCCACCTACGACAACACCAACAGCCTGCACACCAACGCCTACGACGAGGCCATCACCACGCCGACCGAGGAATCGGTGCGCCGCGCCGTGGCCATCCAGATGATCATCGGCAACGAATGGGGCTTGGGCAAGAACGAGAACCCCAACCAGGGCTCGTTCGTGATGGAGGAATTGACCGACCTGGTGGAGGCCGCGGTGCTAGCGGAATTCGACCGCATCAGCGACCGCGGCGGCGTGCTCGGTGCCATGGAGACGGGCTACCAGCGCGGCAAGATCCAAGATGAATCGCTCTATTACGAGACAGCCAAGCACGACGGCAGCTATCCCATCGTCGGCGTCAATACTTTTGTCAATCCGGACGCCACGGAGGTGGGCGGCGCCACCAAGCTGGAACTGGCGCGTTCGACGGAAAAGGAAAAGAAGTCACAACTGAAGCGCCTCAAGGCTTTCCACAAGCGCCACGCCAAAGCGGCCCCGGCCATGCTGGAACGCCTCAAGGCGGCTGCTGCGGCGGGTGACAACGTCTTCGAGGTGCTGATGCAGGCGGTGCGCGTCTGCTCGCTGGGCCAGATCACCAACGCGCTCTTCGAGGTCGGCGGCCAGTACCGCCGGAACATGTAG